TCCTCTCGAACTCAATCACTCACCTCCAATTCTATTGGTGAACGTGAACCTGCATCATGTCTTTTCTCTAGTAGCGTCCAATTGAATTTTTCTTGCTGCTATCTAGTTGCCTTCCTCGTGGATGTCTTGTGGACACTCAACTTCTTTTAGGCTTCTTAGCTAGGGAGCTGAGTTGGATTTCAGCAAATAGATAGATACAGCTTTCTGGATTGATTTTGAAGCAAACTTGATTTGGTATCTCTTTGTTGTAGCATTTCTTTAATCTATCTATAAACTGCCTTCGGTCATGGCAACGAGCAAATATGTACAGGGGAAAAAAGACAACGGGCCGGAATGTGTAATCATGGTTCCGGCAAATGAAAATGTTTTTATGCAGTGTAGCTCTTGCGATGGAAGAAAGCTAGCTTTTGGGATATGGTTCGTCATGAAATATACAAATGAAGACTTGATGGATGATCTCATGGGAACCATCGGACTCGGATCACATAATGGGGTGATGCCCTGGATCTGGTTTCATGCTCAAGTGGATCCGGGCCGGATCTTTCTTAATCATCAGAAATGTTCCAATTCAGTTCGACAACTTTGCATGCTTCTAAGTAGTTATTTTGTTGCAAAAGGTTATCTTAATCGGTTCAGACAATTTCTGATCGTTTGTACCTTTTACGAAAAtatagttttttgtttttaatagaTGAACAAGTTTCAAACAGACCAATCAACTTTGAAATTCATCATTCTAAGTgagaaaaattagattttgcagtCTATTTTTTCTCCTCTTACCGTATCTTATGAGTAAATTGTtacaattcagaagcaaactatCTTCTTGTTATAGTAGAGGCAATTAAAACTTTAAGAACAGTGTTGCACACATTTCAGCAGATCACCTTCCTTTCCCATTTGCTCGTGTAAACTTTTGTGTTAATAGTTTTCTGTACTTTCTTATACCAAGTTCATCAACAACAACGACTAAACAAAAGGAGAGCAAACTATTGCAGACTAATTCAAGATTGATGCGCGGAAAACCAATTTTGACGAAGAGGAAGATAATATAGATCTGGGATTGGGCTTAGGTGCAAAATGAGAAACTGAAAATCGGGTGGTGAagtgttgaaacttgaaagcaCGACACGATCGAAGGATGAACAAGGTATCGAAGCCATTATAGGCTCGTGAATAACAATATGAGATTGACTTGATGTTGAGGAATTAATCCTCATCGTAATTGGTGAGGGACCAACAAATCTTAATCTTCAGCCAGCCAGCATGAAATGCCATGATCCTAACTAGCTAGCTAGAAGTGCTTGATAAACATTTAAGGCTACGAATCTCTGCAGTGCATGCAGACACTCGAGCGTACCAGAATATCATGACCATGCAAAGATAATTATGAGGGCCTGTTTGTTCTGCAATTGCAGAAGAATACAGTCTATTTCCATCATGGTATACAATGAAAACCATCCGAAACTTTTGGTTAGCAGCATGATCTATGGATGTACAGCCTTGATAAATCTACTTCATGATGTATGCTAGAATCCTTGAATGTCTGCAGAGATGATGATATATAGCATTTCCATTTCGGTTGTTTTGCTATTCATTCGACCGGCAGTCTTTAAGAATAAAACAAGATAGATGTTTGACAAAGTATGCCTAATatgctttttatttttcccctccTTCTTGACCTACCAAGTCCAGGCATTTCATTTGCTGGTGGCGTAAAACTTATATAAGTGCCAAAAAGTTGAGATGTATTATATCGTCGTTTATGCATACTCCAGCTTCTCTTTTCCTGCTTTTGCCATCACCAAGCAAAATGATGTGCATAAGTAATATATTTGTACACCTGCAGCTCGAACCACTATCATTTGTCTAATTTGATGATAGATTTTTGGACGCAGATAGATCTCTTTACAGTACATTCCTCCTGTCATCATTAGTCAGCTAGCTGTAGGGAAAGTTGGTAAAgtggttaattttttttttattttttttgtcccaGACCAAACTAAATAGAACAAAGATTTTGATAAGAATAATGaggaaaacaaaatataaaaatggTCGTCGTCCCAACAGCTAGCATTACAGCCAAGGTCACTTCAGGACAACCAAATTCaaggagaaaaaaatgtaaatggaGAATGGAAAACTCCAATCAGGTGTTGCTTCAagatgaatatatatatatatatatgtatacggTGATGCAAGAAACTGATTAGTTTAGTCCAGATTGTTGTCATTGACTGGTCGGACAGGTCATGAATCATGGGCCATCAGATCAGAGATGTATAGCATATATAGTACTAATATGCTAATTAATGCAGTAGCAAATTATTCCACCCCTCTTGGAACTGAATCTGTGAATTTACAAACTGCTAATGTAACATCTTAAGAAGGTTCATTCAAGGGATCCAAACAAATGGGAAGAAGCCTTCTCAGCTACTACTTGGATGAGAGAATTAGTGGTGATGCGTTTATTCGCAGTGAAAAATCACCTTCCATGTGAAATTACCATAGATATATATGAACCGATTAACATGCATGTAGTGAAGACAATGACTTTTTACCTaaaactgaaaaagaaaaatacgaTAACTTTTTGGCTGGATAGATAGATAGAGGTGGTATATCATCACAAGTGACACCAGTCATATTAAAGATTTTATTTACAACATTTATACGTGTTTTCTGGTATATATGGAAATAAATGCATGCTTaggaagatatatatatattgtaatttTCTTAATCATTATATATGTAACCAGATATTATAGTACTAAATacataatcaattttggattCTTTTATTTAGTTCCAGAGGCCACACAATAAGAAGTGAGCCCAATGTCATTCTttgtgctcttttttttttttttttaatcaaagaaAGTGTATGTAATTCAAGGACTGAGTGGTAACTCTAGAATTTTAATAGTGTAGTTACCCACATTTTCTATGTGCTTATTTATCTAATGTTCTTTGGGGactaaatagaaaagaaaaacaataattTTGTATGGGTAGGAAGACATTTTAATTTATTGGAGAGACCACCTGACAACAGGTTGCTCTCCCTTTTGTTAATATAATAGTACCATTACATAATTTCAGGGCTTGTAGTCTTCTAAgtgaatttatttttttctctgtTGAACTTCCTTGAATCCTTTTGGACTTTCTGGTATTGGTACGTACGTTTATTCCCCCTCCCTAAATACATTTCACTTcagctttagtttttttttttttttttggtttgctaCAAATTCACCTCGTTTTTTTGTACGAACATAACGTATTTGATAAAAACAAGCATGGCATTAGCATTAATAAATCAGAGAAGAAGTGGTACACATTAACTGAGACAACGTTTAGTATCTTACAAACAAATTGTGTTTCTTGCTGTAAGGAAACCCTATTAATTAATCAAGTTACGGGATTAAGGAAACCGATCATGAGAATGAAAGTATATCAATTTACTAGTCGCTAAACTGATTGCAGCCATGGACCAAAAACACTTAAAGAGGTAATTAAATAGTTATTTTTTCAGACTCTACAACCAGATGGACttctaatcattttttctttctggcCGGGGAAGCCAAACATAGGAACTTCTATTAAAGTTCTTTACAAAGTGGACGTGTCATAAGCATATATATATGCAGGACAAACAGTTtgttcaaagttcttaaatccCATCTAAAATTAAGTAATTTTTTCTGAAAGAATATCTTGTCAAGTTTCACTGAGATTGTCATTTTCCTAGAAGAATCTTGTCCGGTTTTTTTTGGTCGGAAGAGCAGTTGTACAGCAAAGTTATGCAGGCAGTGACATGTGAATTAGGGAAGTGCAGCATGCTATTTTATTAGCTTGGGAACTCGCTCGCATAGAAAAGATTTGTAACTAGATTACCAAAAGAATAAGTTGACATTGATTTAagatctttcattttcttttgaagttTAATTAATTAGGATTCATTATCCAAGTTAATATTATTATACACTATTATCTACAAATTCTGGAATTAGTTCAGTGATGTGTTGGAGACATTGTAATCTGGCAACACTAGATTGTTCAGCTAAATAGGCGGCCAAGAAAAAGGAACATTTAAATCTTAGggagaaaagaaggaaacaCCAGAAAGGAAAACACTGAAAACGAAAGTATTAACAGTTGCATGATCTAATTGATCAACATCCGCAGCCAGCAAACATACCTTTCGAAAAGAAAGTTTTCTCATGAAATAGAGCATATTCATGTTCACCATTTATGATTTAGTCACTATATATGGTTGTTGCCATTAGATCCCACTACCATATTAGTATCTGTCTGGCCTAAGAGGCTGCTCATGGATCTAGCTTTAACTGCACCGAGCTTCATTCTCTTCTTTACCCCCACCAATGGCTTCTTCTCATCATCATCCTGTTCATCAAAATCATTACTATTAATCTTGCTTGACAAGGATTTCACCACTTCTTTTTCTTGCAAACGCGACAATGGTGCAGTTATTTCATCCTTCTCATTTGCACCAATCTGATTAGTCATGGCACTGTTTCGAACGCTAGTCATGCTTCTTAGCCTTCCTTTACCTAAATGATGCTCGCACAAGGAATAACCTACAAGAGTCTGTTGGCAACACCTCCATCCTCGCCCGTTAACGCGACTGCACCGCGAACCCTCCATGATAACGCTGCCTCTCTTGCTCTTCTTTGCACCAGCACTAGACATCGTGTTCTTGATCCCTTCATGTCCATCACCACTTTGTAGCAAacatttcttgtttgttttcgACTTCATTTTCGCCTTTGTTGTTTCTTTGCTTGCAATGTTAATTGTCTCAAagctcccttttcttttcttcaatggaACAACTTTATCCCCTTCACACCATCTCTCAATAACTATATATGTACATAGTGCAAGTGCATGTGcaaacaacaacaataaaaagAAACAACGATAAGATGATTTGGGCTTGCGATCATAATATTCTTATACGATCATGCTAACGATATGgtgcatttttcttgatttGTCATGGCCAAAAAGGTTTACTTACCTggtgaagaagaagatgatggcAGAGGAAACTGCGTAGTAGATAATTCTCCTTGAATGCTATCCTTCCTATATACAAGCAACATCCCAAAAGATCCACAACCACAGAAGAAGAATATGTTCAGCGCAAaaataacaaacaagaaacaacGGAGCAACTCCATAGTGTAACCATAGAAGAAGAATGAATGATAATTGTGGCTGGGGGACCAGTATTTTATGCTAATAAACATGCACCACATGGGGCATTCTTTTGCCCTTTTGTTTTTCCTATTCACAgaaataagtaaaaaaaaaaaaaaaagtatagcaGTAAATAGAGAATAGAGAGAtagattagattagattagatGGCGATGGGATGGGAAGCAATGGTGGCTAGCCAAAGCTGATGGTCTGCATAAAAAACACTCGTAACAGTGCTTCCACTTACAGTAGTGagtataatttcttttcttttcttttgttttttctcaaGGAGGTAAGGGTTAAATCAAGCTATGAGtctctcctctctctttttCACCTTTTTACTACAAGAGTTCATGAAAGAAGTGAAACAACGTTGagtaacttttcttttttattcttacCTTGCATCATTACAGCTACACCTCTCATCTTTAATCTCCTTCCCTTCAATTTCCTGCTGAAAAATAAAGCAGATTCAGCATATATGCATCCACGCATCGTGTTTGCACCTGAAGCAACATTTCTTGATGCAGATTTATTTACCCTTGCTAAAAACCCCCACTGAAATTTCACTGCACCCTATTCATGATATTGATCAAACTCACCTTTTGCTTCAACTTCTCTTCATCAACACCGCTGTTGAGAAAATCCCATGTGGGATTTTCATTTGTGGTCGTGATTGCTTGACTATTTGGTTGCTGGAAGGGCTGATTTTGAGGATCGGGATTTTTGGGATCGTTGTGCTTTGCCTCTTCTTGCACCATATGAAGATTCTGATGGGGATTTACTTGTATGAGTGGTTGCACCACCGGTGACCGGATGAGCTGGGGATCTGACGGGGCAGCTGAAGAGATTGATGCTGAGGGAGGAAAACGTTTCCTGATCCTCATGGTTTTGTAAGCATGAACGATTAAAGACTCAAAAGGGGAAACGATTTTGATGAGAGAAAGACAAGGAGGGGGAAGACTAACTATAACAAGAACGGAATTTTCAGGTACTGATCTTTTAGGACAGGGAGCAATAAAAGAGAACAAGAACTCTTAAATTACTACTGAAAACAAATTTGTTGGCTTAATATCAAAATCTCACAAACAAGCTCTCTATGTCTCTCCAACACTAATCTCTATTTGTTTTCTCTCTCTAACTTTTATTTGTTGCACCACCCAACACACTACAAGACCACACACAAGGATAGATATAACGTAGCATTGCACAACATTATCGAAAAACGGAAAATTGCAATTTAGACCCGCGGGTTTTCAAATAGTTTCAATTTAGACTCTTGTAGTATTTTTATATTCAGCATGATCTTGTTTTTACGTGCTGTAATgtaattagaattttgtattcTGTATTCGGTccaatattctttttttttttctaacatgTTCTTTCTCGATGTAGTTTAGAGTCGTCATTcagtttaaaaattattttgaattgaAAGTGAATTATGGCATACTAGTTTTCTTTTATTCCTATGATTTGTGATTTTATTAAATTGTTTATTGTACTTAAGTAGGTTAATTTTTTATGATGCAACAAGAACCgttcaaaacaagaagaaatattcAGAGTGTCTGTGTTAACATTGAAAAATGAGAGGCAAAGCATGATAAGATCACACAACATAAAATGGCTAAATGTGTTGAAAGAGACATGTGAGGGactaaaatgaaaagaaaaaaaaaccacacGAAGGGTCCAAAGCTAAAAGAAGCTTAAAGATCAGTTTTCGGTTGTGTATTTCTGGCGCACGTGTGAAGGCTGAGATAGAGAAGTCAGGCACGCAGGAGCAGTGGCGAAGGAGGCAGAGACCGGCAACCGGAATCGTGAGGAAAAGAGAACGGGTACGGAAGGTGACAGGGTGGatggaaagagaaagagagtactacaaattttacaaaatgatGGGAAGGTTGGAGGTTGTTTTAACGTTTATGCCTTTTAGAAAACTTGTGGGTTCCACTGCCAACAACGACCAAGATGCTCTGCTTCTCCTTTCATGGTACCCTACTGCTAATTGACGCGTTAAACCCAAAAAATTATTGTACTATTGAACTTTACGTCAAGACAATTTTAGTGTATTTACATCTCGACCCAAGGTTCAAGGTTAGATGCATTAGAGCCCCCTGAGATTTGAAAGAAAGTTATTACAACCCCATGGTTACTGGTAAATTAGTCCATCAAAAATAGGGTCACGATCAAACCCTTCACTCGATGAATCAACACATTCATTAGTAACAATGCGAAACAGCACCAAATCTAAGGGGAGGATAAGAAAGAAGAGAGAATTATTCTCATTAATTTTCTCTCCAAAGAACCCGTTATTGccttaatttccaaatttgtTCCATGATTGGCTATATGAAAAGAAGGATATCTTAATTCaagaagcttttttttttttttttttttttgtctctcctgcACTTCCACCAATCTCTATGCCCAAAACTTGCAAGGACCATGTAAATGATTTTGTGAATATCATGCACTTTTTTGGTATTGATGTTTCAAGATTTTTACAATACTCTTGTCTAAAATATGTATGTGACGTTAATTTGCATCTTCCTGCACGAAGAAAGACACAATGAGGGTATGTAAGTGTTTTGCTTTGCCATGTTCAAGCATGCATGTTTGTTAGTCTTGGTCAAAGTGAGATCAATTACGATATAACATTAAAAGGTGAAGAGGAGAGGTTATACCTAATACTATAGCAGGTATGTAAAATGATGGTGGCAACATATTTGGCTTAAAATTTCACAAGGTACAAAGGAAAAATGGCAATTGGTTGTAGCCTGTAGATCGATCTACTGTATGTGCATTGTTGGAGTATGATTCTAGCTGGTTGTTATG
The Coffea arabica cultivar ET-39 chromosome 6c, Coffea Arabica ET-39 HiFi, whole genome shotgun sequence genome window above contains:
- the LOC140008502 gene encoding uncharacterized protein isoform X2, whose product is MRIRKRFPPSASISSAAPSDPQLIRSPVVQPLIQVNPHQNLHMVQEEAKHNDPKNPDPQNQPFQQPNSQAITTTNENPTWDFLNSGVDEEKLKQKEIEGKEIKDERCSCNDARKDSIQGELSTTQFPLPSSSSSPVIERWCEGDKVVPLKKRKGSFETINIASKETTKAKMKSKTNKKCLLQSGDGHEGIKNTMSSAGAKKSKRGSVIMEGSRCSRVNGRGWRCCQQTLVGYSLCEHHLGKGRLRSMTSVRNSAMTNQIGANEKDEITAPLSRLQEKEVVKSLSSKINSNDFDEQDDDEKKPLVGVKKRMKLGAVKARSMSSLLGQTDTNMVVGSNGNNHI
- the LOC140008502 gene encoding uncharacterized protein isoform X1, translating into MRIRKRFPPSASISSAAPSDPQLIRSPVVQPLIQVNPHQNLHMVQEEAKHNDPKNPDPQNQPFQQPNSQAITTTNENPTWDFLNSGVDEEKLKQKQEIEGKEIKDERCSCNDARKDSIQGELSTTQFPLPSSSSSPVIERWCEGDKVVPLKKRKGSFETINIASKETTKAKMKSKTNKKCLLQSGDGHEGIKNTMSSAGAKKSKRGSVIMEGSRCSRVNGRGWRCCQQTLVGYSLCEHHLGKGRLRSMTSVRNSAMTNQIGANEKDEITAPLSRLQEKEVVKSLSSKINSNDFDEQDDDEKKPLVGVKKRMKLGAVKARSMSSLLGQTDTNMVVGSNGNNHI